One Kitasatospora sp. MAP12-44 DNA segment encodes these proteins:
- a CDS encoding ABC transporter ATP-binding protein, protein MPAPTPAPVVAHGGSDRRAIPDGALLSAVGLCKAFGPTPALNGAEFAVMPGEMVAVTGTSGSGKSTLLHCLAGITRPDAGVVTYRGEDLTAMSDARRSALRRGEFGFLFQFGQLVPELSCLENVALPLRLNGLRRRAAQERASQWLERLEVLDLAAKRPGEISGGQGQRVALARALVTDPAVVFADEPTGALDSLQSERAMALLTSAVGLSGAAVVLVTHDVRVAAYADREVVVRDGLTCEPGAVR, encoded by the coding sequence ATGCCCGCCCCGACCCCCGCCCCCGTCGTCGCCCACGGCGGCTCCGACCGCCGCGCCATACCGGACGGCGCCCTGCTGTCGGCGGTCGGCCTGTGCAAGGCCTTCGGCCCCACCCCGGCGCTGAACGGCGCCGAATTCGCCGTCATGCCAGGCGAGATGGTCGCGGTGACCGGCACCTCCGGCTCCGGCAAGTCCACCCTGCTGCACTGCCTGGCCGGCATCACCCGCCCCGACGCGGGCGTCGTGACCTACCGGGGTGAGGACCTGACCGCGATGTCGGATGCCCGGCGCAGCGCGCTGCGGCGCGGTGAGTTCGGCTTCCTCTTCCAGTTCGGCCAACTCGTCCCCGAACTGTCCTGTTTGGAGAACGTCGCGCTGCCGCTGCGGCTCAACGGGCTGCGCAGGCGGGCCGCGCAGGAGCGCGCGTCGCAGTGGCTGGAGCGTCTTGAGGTGCTCGACCTCGCTGCCAAGCGGCCCGGCGAGATCTCCGGCGGCCAGGGGCAGCGGGTCGCCCTGGCCCGCGCCCTGGTCACCGATCCGGCGGTGGTCTTCGCCGACGAACCCACCGGCGCCCTGGACTCGTTGCAGAGCGAGCGGGCGATGGCGCTGCTCACCTCGGCCGTGGGCCTCAGCGGCGCGGCAGTCGTGCTGGTCACCCATGACGTGCGGGTGGCGGCGTACGCGGACCGCGAGGTCGTGGTCCGCGACGGCCTGACCTGCGAGCCGGGAGCCGTCCGATGA
- a CDS encoding FtsX-like permease family protein, whose protein sequence is MTGHPDRPGSRPGSRPPVGRPSPTRWAGDLLLGLRLAVTGGWDGVVRTLLTAVSVGLGVAMLLLASSFPVMKHHRDDRIHAIADMLFADGAPRSDHSLLITDLSTTYHGRAVRGRAVQPEGPAAPLPPGLNAYPAPGQLLVSPALADLLRSPDGRLLQERIGRPIAGRIGNAGLVGPGDYAFYLGSDQLAGDPTALRLDHFGGDLPKTPIPPLLVFLSVAGVVILLTPVAVFLAAGVRFGGEARDRRLAALRLVGADQASTARIAAGESLAGALVGLALGAVFFLVGARLIELITIAGISVFAVDVVPDPLIAVPALLAVLVLAVVVTLATMRRISVEPLGVVRAGRARKRRLWWRVALSLLGTALLLSRSSSVQGLDDQTGIAVVIAGLMLLLIGATTLLPSLLELAVRGLGDGPPSWQLAVRRIQFSIETAARPTSGIVVAVAGAIALQALLGGMTGEYSFGGGSASDRGDSAMVQVDFTAGADQAARDADAFRGSAAVATVAGYTELDVQSLARPDAGTRVEVADCRTLQVLSDVADCADGDAFATAPAGAGGSAMAGGASAVAAGGSVVADVQVGETVIPRTFPPTTSGPRWRIPAARATVHLKPAILPQVLVGTLLVTPSAVPAALLGGLHPTVRLLPAPREPDAEEQILNTAARIDVHAMAYHPYAAQLDSTFSSIERALTAAVVAMLTLIGASMLVGLLEQLRDRKRTLAVLTAFGTRRRTLAWAVLWQSMLPVLVGLVLAVAAGLALGGLLLKLAHLPIAFDWAEILRMAAAGGVAVLTVTALSLPMLWRNTRAVGLRYE, encoded by the coding sequence ATGACCGGGCACCCCGACCGGCCGGGCAGCCGCCCGGGCAGCCGGCCACCCGTCGGCCGACCGTCGCCGACGCGCTGGGCCGGCGATCTGCTGCTCGGCCTGCGGCTCGCGGTCACCGGCGGGTGGGACGGCGTGGTCCGCACGCTGCTGACCGCCGTCAGCGTCGGCCTCGGCGTGGCGATGCTGCTGCTGGCCTCCTCGTTCCCCGTTATGAAGCATCACCGGGACGACCGGATCCACGCCATCGCCGACATGCTGTTCGCCGACGGCGCGCCGCGCTCGGACCACAGCCTGCTGATCACGGACCTCAGCACGACCTACCACGGCCGGGCGGTCCGCGGTCGGGCCGTTCAGCCCGAGGGGCCCGCCGCCCCGCTTCCGCCGGGTCTGAACGCGTACCCGGCGCCGGGCCAGCTGCTCGTCTCGCCCGCGCTGGCCGACCTGCTGCGCTCGCCCGACGGCAGACTGCTCCAGGAGCGGATCGGCCGGCCGATCGCCGGGCGGATCGGGAACGCGGGCCTGGTGGGCCCGGGCGACTACGCCTTCTACCTCGGCAGCGACCAACTCGCCGGCGACCCCACCGCGCTGCGTCTGGACCACTTCGGCGGGGACCTGCCGAAGACCCCGATACCTCCGCTGCTGGTGTTCCTGAGCGTGGCCGGGGTGGTCATCCTGCTCACCCCGGTGGCTGTCTTCCTCGCCGCGGGCGTCCGCTTCGGCGGCGAGGCGCGCGACCGCAGGTTGGCGGCGCTGCGGCTGGTCGGCGCCGACCAGGCGTCCACCGCGCGGATCGCGGCCGGCGAGTCGCTGGCCGGCGCGCTGGTCGGCCTGGCCCTGGGAGCGGTCTTCTTCCTGGTCGGCGCCCGGCTGATCGAGTTGATCACCATCGCCGGGATCAGCGTCTTCGCCGTCGACGTGGTGCCGGACCCGCTGATCGCCGTCCCCGCCCTGCTCGCGGTGCTGGTGCTGGCGGTGGTCGTGACGCTGGCGACCATGCGGCGGATCTCCGTCGAACCGCTCGGGGTGGTGCGCGCGGGCCGCGCCCGCAAGCGCCGGCTCTGGTGGCGGGTCGCGCTGTCGCTGCTCGGCACGGCCCTGCTGCTCAGCCGCAGTTCGAGCGTCCAGGGCCTCGACGACCAGACCGGGATCGCCGTGGTCATCGCCGGCCTGATGCTGCTGCTGATCGGCGCGACGACCCTGCTGCCCAGCCTGCTCGAGCTGGCCGTCCGCGGCCTGGGCGACGGTCCGCCCTCCTGGCAACTCGCGGTCCGCCGCATCCAGTTCAGCATCGAGACGGCGGCCCGGCCGACGTCCGGGATCGTCGTCGCGGTGGCCGGCGCGATCGCGCTGCAGGCGCTGCTCGGCGGCATGACCGGCGAGTACAGCTTCGGCGGGGGCAGCGCGTCCGACCGGGGCGACTCCGCGATGGTGCAGGTCGACTTCACCGCCGGCGCCGACCAGGCGGCCCGCGACGCCGATGCCTTCCGCGGCTCCGCCGCCGTCGCCACGGTCGCGGGCTACACCGAACTGGACGTCCAGTCCCTCGCCCGCCCGGACGCCGGGACCCGGGTCGAGGTGGCCGACTGCCGGACGCTGCAGGTGCTGTCGGATGTCGCGGACTGCGCCGACGGCGACGCCTTCGCCACCGCCCCGGCGGGCGCCGGCGGCAGCGCGATGGCCGGCGGCGCCAGTGCGGTGGCTGCCGGCGGCAGTGTGGTGGCCGACGTGCAGGTCGGTGAGACGGTGATTCCGCGGACGTTTCCGCCGACCACCAGCGGACCGCGGTGGCGGATCCCCGCCGCCCGCGCCACCGTTCATCTGAAACCCGCGATCCTCCCCCAGGTCCTGGTCGGCACGCTGCTGGTGACGCCGTCGGCCGTCCCGGCCGCGCTGCTGGGCGGCCTGCACCCGACCGTCCGCCTGCTTCCCGCGCCGCGGGAGCCGGACGCCGAGGAGCAGATCCTCAACACGGCGGCCCGGATCGACGTCCACGCGATGGCCTACCACCCGTACGCGGCGCAGCTGGATTCCACCTTCTCCAGCATCGAGCGCGCCCTGACCGCCGCGGTGGTGGCGATGCTGACCCTGATCGGGGCCAGCATGCTGGTCGGCCTGCTGGAGCAACTGCGCGACCGCAAGCGCACCTTGGCGGTGCTGACGGCCTTCGGCACGCGGCGCCGCACGCTCGCCTGGGCGGTGCTCTGGCAGAGCATGCTGCCCGTGCTGGTCGGGCTGGTCCTGGCGGTCGCGGCGGGCCTGGCGCTCGGTGGACTGCTGCTGAAGCTGGCCCACCTGCCGATCGCCTTCGACTGGGCGGAGATCCTGCGGATGGCCGCCGCCGGCGGGGTCGCGGTGCTGACCGTGACGGCGCTCAGCCTGCCGATGCTCTGGCGGAACACCAGGGCGGTCGGCCTGCGTTACGAGTGA
- a CDS encoding PIG-L family deacetylase gives MADRPLTLMAVHAHPDDEATGTGGVLARYAAEGIRTVLVTCTDGGCGDGPGGSKPGDPGHDPAAVAAMRRTELEASCKVLGVTHLELLDYADSGMMGWPANDAPGSFWGTPVDEASAKLAELMLQYQPDVVVTYDENGFYGHPDHIQANRITAAALARTGLASKVYWTTAPRSMMEEFGRVMRELGADWEAPDLSDLPDQPDQSEASLDGPALEIGLPDEEITTWVDTTEFGGQKFDALAAHASQSENIFFLRMGKERFTELMGVETFVRVQDSTGAALPENDLFAGLR, from the coding sequence ATGGCCGACCGCCCCTTGACGCTGATGGCAGTGCACGCCCACCCGGACGACGAGGCGACGGGCACCGGAGGCGTCCTCGCGCGCTACGCGGCGGAGGGCATCCGCACGGTGCTCGTCACCTGCACCGACGGCGGCTGCGGCGACGGTCCCGGCGGCAGCAAGCCCGGCGATCCCGGGCACGACCCGGCCGCCGTCGCCGCGATGCGCCGCACCGAACTCGAGGCGAGCTGCAAGGTCCTCGGGGTCACCCACCTCGAACTCCTCGACTACGCGGACTCCGGGATGATGGGCTGGCCGGCCAACGACGCGCCCGGGTCCTTCTGGGGCACGCCGGTGGACGAGGCGTCCGCCAAGCTGGCCGAGCTGATGCTGCAGTACCAGCCCGACGTGGTCGTCACCTATGACGAGAACGGGTTCTACGGCCACCCCGACCACATCCAGGCCAACCGGATCACCGCGGCGGCGCTGGCCCGGACCGGTCTGGCGTCCAAGGTCTACTGGACGACGGCGCCGCGCTCGATGATGGAGGAGTTCGGGAGGGTCATGCGCGAACTCGGCGCGGACTGGGAGGCACCGGACCTGTCCGACCTGCCCGACCAGCCCGACCAGTCCGAGGCCTCGCTGGACGGGCCCGCACTCGAAATCGGCCTGCCCGACGAGGAGATCACGACCTGGGTGGACACCACCGAGTTCGGCGGCCAGAAGTTCGACGCGCTGGCCGCGCACGCCAGCCAGAGCGAGAACATCTTCTTCCTGCGGATGGGCAAGGAACGGTTCACCGAGCTGATGGGCGTGGAGACCTTTGTCCGGGTCCAGGACAGCACCGGAGCCGC